The Roseibium sp. Sym1 nucleotide sequence ATGATTTTAGAAGCTAGAGTGCCAATCGAGAGATCCAGCCAATTTGATGGCCACTTCTTGTCGTCATGACCGTTAACGTTTAGCGCGTATCTCACGGCGGACTTGTAAAGCCGGCGTGGTGTGGCCGTTGCGATACCCCCGACGGGCAAAATATTCTTGTGAATCGTGTCTGCTGAAATGTCTTTGTATGTATCATTCGGTGGATCCGAGATGGCGGCAGCGTAATGTCGCATTATAATCTTCAGATCATCTAGTGTATACATAATATTTTCTCCATATTATATGGATTTACAGTGATTGCCTTCTTCGTGAAGACTTCGAGATGCGATGCGAAGCAGCACTCAAACACGTTCCCATCCAGGAAATGCCTCGTTGGCTGACACAAACGACCTCCGAATTGAAGTAACCGACCACAATTCAACTTTCGGGAATGTGGGAATTCCCACACAACTCCGTTGTTTCCGAGTTTTGCGAAGAACCGGTCTGTGTTTTTCGTCAAATTTCACGCAGGACGCATGCAGTGCGCGGGGGCGGGGCAGGAACAGAAATCCGTGAAACAATAGGAAAGGAGTTGGCCGAATGTGGCAATTGCCACTGAACCTAACTTTGTTTTCTGCCAGTCTTTTGAGGCATTACTTGTTCAATGTCCTGAATAGACTGGAGTTTGTTATGAAAAATCTGTTTCTGTCATTTGCTCTGCTTGGGTCGATTGCTCTTCTGAGCACCGATGTCGCCGGCGACGACAACATCAATCTCAATGACCTGAAGCCTCAATTTAACAGTAATGATGGCCCGGACTACACGAAGCCGGCGCCGAAAATCGAAACCGACTACCAGCGGTTCGAGAAAAAAGTGAAAAAACTTCGTGAGTCCGACGGATTTGGCCTCAGCTATGACAGCGAGAACAAGGCTCCCGTCATCATCTACAAGGACTCGTTCAACTGATCCCGGTGCCATTCGCCATAGGCAGCTTTTGTTGGTGAGCCGGGGCGCAGGTCGCAGTCTCCGAGGCCCCTGGATCAAGTGCCACAACAGGAACCATGGCCGCATTGAAGGAATTTCACGCTACGCCACGAAGATTTAACAGTGGCGTAGCTTGGTTTGACGCAATTTTTTGGAGTGTGTCATGAGACAAGCATTTATGTCTTCGCTTTCCATTTTCATTTTTCTCGGATTTTCCACATTCGCGTCCGCCGACGGTCCTCCCGAAAGCCGGATCTCGGTACCGGTTGCGATCAGCCTGGCAGATCTCTCTGGTTACGCAAACGGACGCCTGCCGGGAACCCTGCACCACGCCGAATATGGCCGCACTTGTGTGGAACCGGAAAGGGCGTGCACCAAGGTGCCGGAGTTTCACGGTTTCAGGGTCACGATGAAAAACCGTTGTATTGAAGTCTCGCCGCGGATCGACTGTACGATCTCCGAGTTGGTCCGGCGCGAAGGTCCGATGCGCATTTCCGGGTCCGGCGGGCAACTCGTGCTTCGTCAGGACATCTTCGGATCAGGCACGGTCAGGGGCCGGGGCGACATCGGCAGACACATCCGCCAGACCGTGCGGGCAAAGGCGGAGCTGACTATTTCGGCCAGTCCGCGCATTGCGCCTGACTGGACGCCGGATATGCCGGTCGATATTTCCTACCGGTGGCTGGATCGTCCGGAGTTCCGGCTGTTCAATCTGTTTCCGATCACCCTCGGCAGCACACTGGGGCCATCGCTTGACCGGGCAATCAATGACTTCAGGACCGGTGGATTGAATGAAGTGCTGGGCCGGGTTCACCTGAAATCGGAAGCGGAAAAGCTTTGGTTGGCTCTTCAGGTTCCGCATCGGCTGGACGTGCCGGGTGGCGATCCGCTCTACCTGCATCTCAGGCCGCTTGCCATCGGGCTTGACGGTCCGACCTTCGACAGCAACACGCTCAGCGCACGCCTCGACCTGGCGATGACGGCGCAGGTGTCCGATAATGAGACAGGGCCGCAAACCACGTCTCTTCCCAATCTGACCCCCATGGAAGATGCTGGCGTGGTGTTGAAGGTTCCCGTGCGCGTCGGGACGCGAACACTGAATAGGATCGCCGGAAAACAGCTTCCCAGGACGGTTCGCCTTGGGGAGGAAGACAGCATGAGCGTCACCATCTACCAGGCTGATATTGGCGTTGACGGCGACCGGCTGTCCCTCGAGATGGTTGTCGATGTGACCGGCGGGCCGCTTTCGCTGAAACGCAAAGCGATCCGTGTGACGACGAGGCCGGTCCTGTTTCGTGACAGCCAAAGCCTCCGGTTTGCCGACATCGATCTCGATGCGGTTGAGGGGGGACTGTCCGGAGTGGCGACATCTGCGATGCTCGGAACTGTCGAATTGTTCCTGGAAGACACATACACCGTCTCGCTGAATGAGGAGATCGCGGCGTTGGAAAAGGCGGTTAACTCTGCCATGAACCGCGAGCTGACCCCCGAATTTTCCCTTGCCGGCAAGGGGCATCTTGAAGTCGAGGATCTGCTTCTTCTGCCTCAAGCTTCCGCTCTTCAGGTGACCTTCTCTTCCACGGGCGACATTCGTGTCGTCGGTTTCAATCCAATGAGGTGAACCTATGGCCGGCAATCAGGGGCCGCAGGACGGGAGCCGCGCGCCGTGCGGGGGTGTCCAGCACATGGCTCTTACCAATGTTCCTCCAGGGGATGGAACAACGACCGAAAACGGCGCGCCGGGCTTGCCGGCAGCGGTGCAAAGGGCTGAAGAGCAAGCCGAGAGCCAGGGACATGCCTGGTCGATTTTGCTCGCCGCCATCTTGTTTCTTTTGGGCGAGAAATCCCTGATCCTCGCCCAGTTCGGCTTGCGCATCTATGACGGTGAAGCTTCCAAGGATTCCGCTGCATTTGAAATTGCGCTCGCGGGTTTGGCTATCGGCACCGCCGCGGTCGTTTTTCTATCTGTAATGTATCGCGACGTCGCCAAGAAAGACGCAGTCGCCATCGTCTCCGGTTTGGTGATCGCGACCCTGGCCGCGCTCATCAATATTGGTGAGGCAGTCTGGATCAAACCTCTCACGTCGAATCCTCAAATAGTGTATCAGGCCCTGTTTTTCTTTGCACTTTGGCTTCTGTTGCTGCCGCTGCCCTATTTTACCAGCGTGATTGTCAACGGCACCCCGGACGGTCGGCCGATCAAACTGCTTGCGACAATTACCTTGGCGCTCGTCTTTGCGGCGGTCGCCGGTGCAGTTTTCCGGTTTTTTTCCGGCCTGCTGTTGTTTGAAGCTTTTCCGAATCCCGCGGCGGAACACAGGGAGGCTGCATTTGATCGTCTGCAATTCGAACCGGACATGCTCATCATGCTGGGAAGTACGTGGATCGCCGCAACCTTTCTACCCCGCTGCGGTCTTCTGTTTCGGCTCGCATATGCTGCCCTTGCACCGATCTGCGGCTACGGATACGGAGCACTCCTGACAAACACTGGCTTCGACGGCAATCTTGCCTATGCGGTTCTTTCAGCTGCAGCTCTCTTGCCTTGCCTTTTACTTTGGCCGTCGACCGGCTGGCCGACTCAAAAACGGCTGTTCTTTATCGTCACGCTGACGGGTGCAGGATGCGCTGTGTCGATGTATTTCGGTTTTGCACGCCCCCAGAACTTAAGCGGCTTTGAGCAAATAACGCTGTCTCTGCTCCAGGGACTTGCCGGTGTTCTGTTGGTGGTCTGCGCGATTGTGGCGTTCAATTTTTCCGGGAAATATCTCAAATGGCAACCTTTTCTCAAAAGAACGGCTCGTGAGTCTCAATCGAAAAACGGTGGCAACCCAAAGATGGCAGCACAATCTTGACCGGGAAACCTGGGAAACTCAGGACATCGAAGGATACTTCGCGAAAGGCGTAGCCGGTTTGCAGGTCGCAGCTTTTCTGAGCCAAATTGTAACGATGTACACCTGAGATCAAGTTTATCTAGGCACTGATCAAGGAGCGTCTTTTCGACAGAAATGGGCAAGTATACGTTCCACATGTAACCCCATGCGAATGGCTATTTTCGCTGCCTCGAGCGCCAGGACCAACCAGTCCGCTCACGTTCCCAGTCCGGTAATACCAGTCTCGGTGGTTTCACGCTCCCGCAACCAATAAAAAACCCGGCCTTGTGCCGGGTTTTTTGTTGCGCAACGGGGGCGAGGATTTTGGCCTGGCAGGGCCCCGAAAGGAGGGCAAAGCCCAACGCACAAGGGCGGTTCTCGGCAGGTCCCTGATCAAACGACCAGGTCAATACCCAGATGGTCCGCGGTCCAGGTCCCCGGCAAGAAGCTGCGGACAGACCCGTCATGCGTCACCAACTCCAGTTCTACCGGTCCGTCAAAACCGTCATTCTTGTCCAGCGTGACAAGGGCTTGAGGGTTGGTATCGTCGAAGTTTTTCAGATCGTAGAGCATCCACGCGTCATCACCTTCGATCCACTTCAGGTTTGCCTGATAGTTCACGTTTCCGTCCACATAGGCCGACTTCTGGATCTGGATCGTATCACTGCCGTAATTGAAGTCGGTGATGGTCGTCGTTCCGCCATTCAGGACAAAGGTGTTGGAACCGCCGGTCCCCGACCAGGTGTTGTTTCCGCCGGTCGAGACAAAGGTGTTGTCCTCGTCGTTGCCGATGATGGTGTCGTCATAGATCGAGCCGATGATGTTTTCGACATTCCAGAGGAAGTCCGCGTGATAGCCGGCCAGGTCCTGGGTGACCGTAAAGTGCATTCCGTGGTCCTTGTTGTCGGGGTCGATGGTCAGGTCGGTCATGTCGACATAAATGCCGCCGAGCGCGTATTCGTAGGTGACGGTGTCTTCGCCCGTGCCTCCGAAAACCAGGTTATGGCCAGTGCCTGTCGCAAAGAGGTTGTTGCCGCCAAAGCCATAGAACTTGGCGCCGCCGCCGGTGCCTGCGTTGATGGAATTTCCGGTGACGTCGAATCCGAAGAGAATGTCGTTCAGCTGGGATCCCATGTAGCTGCCGGTGCTGGAATCCCCGAACATGTAGTTCCCGGTCCAGGCGCCTGCGAACATGTATTTTCCCGCACCGATGTCGTCCGAGAAAGATCCGAGCGTGTCGATGTCCGAAGCATTGACGCTGAAATGGTTGACGTCCTGGCCGCCCCCCAAGGTCAGCCCGTCTGCGTCCATGAACAAAACGCTTGATAGCATCGATTCTCCGAAGGCTTTCTTTTCGGCCGCGCTCAGGGACCCAGAGGTTCCGAAGATTTCCTCGGCCGAGGCGAAGTCGATAAAGGCGAGCACATCCATCGTGTTGTAGTCATAGATCGTCAGGTCGTGTCCGTTCGCCTCCGTTCTGATAGCCAGGTTGTTGCTGCCTTCCGAATTCATCGGGAACAGCAGCCGGTCCGTCAGCGGGTTGAAGTTCGTGATTTCGGTTGCCTCGAACACGGAGTAGTCGGTGGTTTGGACGACCTCGGAAGGCGTTCCGCCGACAAGGGCGCTGATCAGGTCCTTTCCAGCCGTGAGCACCATGCCCCAAAGCGGATTGGCCGCGCCGAGGGCTTGCGAGGCCCAGCCGGCAAAGTCGCCGCCGACATCGATGCCGGTATCGGTGACAAGACCCATCTGCCACTCCGACATCGACGACGTCACGGTGGTTTTCGACGGCGGGATGTTGCCGATCACGACCGTGTCGTTGCCGGAACCTAGCACGATCTTGTTGGCATCCGAGGTGCCGTCGAGATTGTTCTGGTTGACAACGACCCAGTTGTCGCCGTTGCCGAGCACAACGGTGTTGCTGCCTTTGCCGGTGAGAATGAAATCGTTGCCGGTCCCGCCGAAGATCGTCGATCCGCCGTCACCGCCATCGATGCGGTTGTCGCCGCCGACGCCGTAGATGATGTTGTTGCCGCCGACGCCGAAGATCTTGTCGTTGCCTTCACCTCCGATCAGGATATCGGAATGCCCGCCGCCGGTGATCTTGTTTCCGAAGTCGCCTCCCTTGAAGATGTTCTGAAACCCATAAGTCTTGGAGGTCAGGTGGGTCTCGCCTTGCCAGTAGGTATCGGAGGCCCCGGTATATGTGACGTGGCCGCTCGCGTTGCTTGCGTCGATCGCAGTGTAGATATGATGATTGGTGTAATGATGGCTGCCGCTGCCCCACCACTCGTTGTAATACACCGTGTGTTTTCCTTCGAGCGCATCGATTTTCAGGTCATCCGCACCCGTTACGAGCACGCCATCGGAAATGAGTTTCATCTTGTCGTAGAAACCGCCGGCAGCGTAATGCCACTTTGTTTCGGTCAATACCTCGCCAAACGGCCGGGCCTCGAAGTCACCGCCTTCACCGTACTGGCTCAGGGTCGGACCGCCGTCGAGGTTGTAGGTCGCCAGATCCGTCAGGCCGAGGCCCTCCAGGACGCTCCACTGGTTGGTGGAATAGAAGCTGTCCCCGCTGCTTATCGCGGTGGTGGACATCAGCACGGTCGTGGTTTCCGGTGAGGTGACCTCTGTGTTCGTCTGCCGCATCTGCCCGAAGGTGTCCTCACCAACCTGATTGGACGCGAAGGCCGGCTCGAGCGGCAGCGGCTGGACCGGGGTCAAGCCGTCATCTTCCGGGACTGCGGTAAAGGAGAGTGATCCCGCAGTGCCCGGAGAGTTGTCCGAGCGGGTCGTGCCCCTGCCATAGTCTCCGAAAACCACGGCATCGACCTGATTGGACGCGATGACCGGCCCCAGCGGCAGCGGCTGGCCCGGGGTCAAGCCGTCATCTTCCGGGACCGCGGCAAAAGAGAGTGATCCCGCAGTGCCCGGAGAGTTGTCCGAACGGGTCGTGCCTCTGCCATAGTCCCCGGAAACCACGGTACTCATCTGCTGAAAGGTGACCTGCTCTTCGTCATCGGTCAGATCATGGTCCGGGTAGATGGGCTGATGCAGCTCAACTGGCGGCGTGTCTTCCTCTCCGCTCTCGAAGGCCGGACCAAGTGGCAGTATCCCGACTGCCTCGAAGGAATTTTTCTGCTCGTCGGGCAGAATGTCGTTGGCGGAATAAGTCATTTCGGCATTCCTTTTTACGGCTGGTTCTGATTGCATTTCTCTGCTCCTGACACCGCGCCAGGGAGTGGTTGAAATTTAGGTTTCGGAGTGCCGCTTCTCAAATTAACAACTGTCCATACAGTGTTACAAAGTTTGACAAAATTGGATTTCAAAGCACGAAAAAAGGCACGTGCGGAGTGGTCCGCGCGCGCCTTGATTCAGGATCGGAAAAAGTCAGCCGACGGTTCTGTGACAACACCGGCTCCAGCGGCAAATATTCGCCGCCGGACATTTTTCAAACACCTCCTCTCAGGTCAAACGATGAGATCCTGCGTGAGGCTTTCATAGCTCGCGTTTTCCGCGGCGCCAGCGCCTGTGATCCCATCGTGGCCGCCCAGATCCAGCCCGGAGGTGCTGTCTAAGCCTTCGTTGGCTTCCGCCTGTCCGT carries:
- a CDS encoding calcium-binding protein, coding for MTYSANDILPDEQKNSFEAVGILPLGPAFESGEEDTPPVELHQPIYPDHDLTDDEEQVTFQQMSTVVSGDYGRGTTRSDNSPGTAGSLSFAAVPEDDGLTPGQPLPLGPVIASNQVDAVVFGDYGRGTTRSDNSPGTAGSLSFTAVPEDDGLTPVQPLPLEPAFASNQVGEDTFGQMRQTNTEVTSPETTTVLMSTTAISSGDSFYSTNQWSVLEGLGLTDLATYNLDGGPTLSQYGEGGDFEARPFGEVLTETKWHYAAGGFYDKMKLISDGVLVTGADDLKIDALEGKHTVYYNEWWGSGSHHYTNHHIYTAIDASNASGHVTYTGASDTYWQGETHLTSKTYGFQNIFKGGDFGNKITGGGHSDILIGGEGNDKIFGVGGNNIIYGVGGDNRIDGGDGGSTIFGGTGNDFILTGKGSNTVVLGNGDNWVVVNQNNLDGTSDANKIVLGSGNDTVVIGNIPPSKTTVTSSMSEWQMGLVTDTGIDVGGDFAGWASQALGAANPLWGMVLTAGKDLISALVGGTPSEVVQTTDYSVFEATEITNFNPLTDRLLFPMNSEGSNNLAIRTEANGHDLTIYDYNTMDVLAFIDFASAEEIFGTSGSLSAAEKKAFGESMLSSVLFMDADGLTLGGGQDVNHFSVNASDIDTLGSFSDDIGAGKYMFAGAWTGNYMFGDSSTGSYMGSQLNDILFGFDVTGNSINAGTGGGAKFYGFGGNNLFATGTGHNLVFGGTGEDTVTYEYALGGIYVDMTDLTIDPDNKDHGMHFTVTQDLAGYHADFLWNVENIIGSIYDDTIIGNDEDNTFVSTGGNNTWSGTGGSNTFVLNGGTTTITDFNYGSDTIQIQKSAYVDGNVNYQANLKWIEGDDAWMLYDLKNFDDTNPQALVTLDKNDGFDGPVELELVTHDGSVRSFLPGTWTADHLGIDLVV
- a CDS encoding DUF4403 family protein, encoding MRQAFMSSLSIFIFLGFSTFASADGPPESRISVPVAISLADLSGYANGRLPGTLHHAEYGRTCVEPERACTKVPEFHGFRVTMKNRCIEVSPRIDCTISELVRREGPMRISGSGGQLVLRQDIFGSGTVRGRGDIGRHIRQTVRAKAELTISASPRIAPDWTPDMPVDISYRWLDRPEFRLFNLFPITLGSTLGPSLDRAINDFRTGGLNEVLGRVHLKSEAEKLWLALQVPHRLDVPGGDPLYLHLRPLAIGLDGPTFDSNTLSARLDLAMTAQVSDNETGPQTTSLPNLTPMEDAGVVLKVPVRVGTRTLNRIAGKQLPRTVRLGEEDSMSVTIYQADIGVDGDRLSLEMVVDVTGGPLSLKRKAIRVTTRPVLFRDSQSLRFADIDLDAVEGGLSGVATSAMLGTVELFLEDTYTVSLNEEIAALEKAVNSAMNRELTPEFSLAGKGHLEVEDLLLLPQASALQVTFSSTGDIRVVGFNPMR